A section of the Methanocaldococcus sp. FS406-22 genome encodes:
- a CDS encoding PIP-CTERM sorting domain-containing protein codes for MKILKLLMPVIILIAISMVNGYIIVIHPNTMNITNSSGVYNTNSSIIAYNVNDTLTFEALAPNSVAQDILNNGVVKWDFGDLSETNYGSNKIVTHKYTFPFPYPVAWCGYLNNTGYSKALTYNWLVVGDVANTKYIFNGSPSNSKTSWDVYYNASNNTVVIKYYSETTVNTEFNGLSVDTTPVIVNVSRDDIVEGDTVKFNFSVSRNIIFCVWSFGDGTFSFERSPEHTYSEAGFYYPRVLVIDDSGRVMVGYLDEGIKVNRPRGGYIYWVTGPSHYNGEAYTYVYNSSGDDNDNRGNAYTNPYKITYKVNDTIKFEMSGAWGLYWKWDFGDGTETAYTFKSYFTPSYHQYKFPFMWPFFWMSYGAGSWWKSDTLNFIVVGDVGNTRYNFYPSPTHDKTSYDYEYNRENHTVNLYYYSDVISTPKLNVKLKDGYYIDITATADKTEVNVNENVKFDCSPYGNPIFIMWCFGDGTCSFEKSPTHRYSSRGLYYPHVLIVDENGNIEVGIPPPIGVGGYSSYPQIYASPTIAPTNYPINITIVEPVSWTYLWHHIYFGDGSSTWIKPKRSPYTFNHIYTSEGVYQIYMSVSTAQNMKIVYIIDNRNPIAKLYVYPNPASYKDTIVFNPINSYDPDAGRAIPEYNYYGKVIGYYNIPSTSPMAKIYGFNLTVYDSSGNIVWNYSSNELTTISKSFPIGNYTAKLVVWDGMGGINSTTVKFSVINRPPVAQFKYYPNVPEPNEDVTFVSQSYDPEGEIAYYTWNFGDGTVVNTTESIIHHKYTNPGYYTVTLTVFDKYNASASISKQILVAGILANFTYEINGSTVKFEDKSYVAPGKIVSWYWNFGDGSTSTERNPIHTYNKEGAYFVTLTVKSDTNLTDSVTKIVIVSPTPKYPPVADFTYIINGTTVEFNASKSYDKDGHIVEYIWNFGDGNITTTTSPITIHKYEKEGVYAVTLTVIDNDGLSDSRTKLINVGKSFIHSVPIPPYIEILVIISTLFCFLQIIRGLK; via the coding sequence ATGAAAATTTTAAAGCTTCTAATGCCAGTAATTATCCTTATTGCAATCTCAATGGTAAATGGTTATATTATTGTTATACATCCCAACACTATGAACATAACCAACAGTTCTGGAGTTTATAATACAAATTCCAGTATTATTGCATACAATGTAAACGACACTTTAACATTTGAAGCTTTAGCTCCAAATTCTGTAGCTCAGGATATACTAAACAATGGGGTTGTTAAGTGGGATTTCGGTGACTTGAGTGAGACGAATTATGGGTCTAATAAAATAGTTACTCATAAATATACATTTCCATTTCCTTACCCAGTAGCATGGTGTGGCTATCTAAATAATACAGGATATTCAAAAGCTTTAACTTACAATTGGCTTGTTGTTGGAGATGTAGCAAACACTAAATATATATTCAACGGTAGTCCTTCAAATTCAAAAACAAGTTGGGATGTTTATTATAATGCTTCAAATAACACTGTTGTAATAAAATACTATTCAGAAACTACAGTAAACACTGAATTTAATGGTTTAAGTGTAGACACAACTCCAGTGATTGTAAATGTCAGCAGAGATGATATTGTAGAGGGGGATACTGTTAAATTTAATTTTTCAGTTAGTAGAAATATAATATTCTGTGTGTGGAGTTTTGGAGATGGAACATTTTCTTTTGAAAGGTCTCCGGAGCACACGTATAGTGAAGCAGGATTTTACTACCCAAGAGTTTTGGTTATTGACGATTCTGGAAGGGTGATGGTTGGTTATTTAGATGAAGGAATTAAGGTAAATAGACCAAGAGGAGGATATATATACTGGGTTACTGGCCCAAGCCACTATAATGGGGAGGCATATACTTATGTTTATAACAGCTCTGGAGACGATAACGATAATAGGGGAAACGCCTACACTAATCCATACAAAATAACCTACAAAGTTAATGACACTATAAAATTCGAAATGAGTGGAGCTTGGGGATTATATTGGAAGTGGGATTTTGGAGATGGAACAGAGACAGCTTATACATTTAAATCATATTTCACTCCATCATATCATCAATATAAATTTCCATTTATGTGGCCGTTCTTTTGGATGAGTTATGGAGCAGGAAGTTGGTGGAAATCAGATACTTTAAACTTCATAGTAGTTGGTGATGTGGGAAATACAAGATATAATTTTTATCCTTCACCTACTCATGATAAAACTTCATATGATTATGAATATAATAGAGAAAACCACACTGTTAATCTATACTATTACTCAGATGTGATTTCAACACCAAAATTAAATGTAAAATTAAAAGATGGGTATTACATTGATATAACAGCGACTGCTGATAAAACTGAAGTTAATGTAAATGAAAATGTTAAATTTGACTGCTCTCCTTATGGGAATCCAATATTTATAATGTGGTGTTTTGGAGATGGAACCTGTTCATTTGAAAAAAGTCCTACTCATAGATATTCTTCACGTGGATTGTATTACCCTCACGTGCTTATTGTAGATGAAAATGGAAATATTGAGGTTGGAATCCCCCCACCAATTGGAGTGGGAGGTTACAGTAGCTATCCTCAAATTTATGCTTCTCCTACAATAGCACCTACTAATTATCCAATTAATATAACAATAGTCGAGCCTGTATCATGGACATACTTATGGCACCATATATATTTTGGAGATGGTAGCAGTACTTGGATAAAACCTAAACGTTCTCCTTATACTTTCAATCATATCTATACTTCAGAAGGGGTTTATCAAATATATATGAGTGTATCTACTGCACAAAACATGAAAATAGTATATATAATTGACAATAGAAACCCAATAGCTAAACTCTATGTTTATCCAAATCCTGCAAGTTATAAAGATACCATTGTATTTAATCCAATAAATAGCTACGACCCAGATGCAGGCAGAGCTATTCCAGAATATAATTACTATGGTAAGGTAATTGGATACTATAATATACCCTCAACCTCTCCAATGGCAAAAATTTATGGATTCAATTTAACAGTTTATGATTCCTCTGGAAATATTGTATGGAATTACTCATCAAATGAATTAACCACCATATCTAAAAGTTTCCCTATAGGGAATTACACTGCCAAATTAGTAGTTTGGGATGGAATGGGGGGAATTAACTCAACAACTGTTAAGTTTAGTGTAATAAATAGACCACCAGTAGCTCAATTTAAGTATTATCCAAATGTTCCTGAACCTAATGAGGATGTAACATTTGTTTCACAATCTTACGACCCTGAAGGTGAAATTGCATATTATACCTGGAACTTTGGGGATGGGACGGTTGTTAATACTACAGAATCAATAATACACCATAAATATACAAATCCAGGTTACTACACTGTTACTTTAACCGTCTTTGACAAATATAATGCAAGTGCTTCAATATCTAAACAAATATTAGTAGCTGGGATATTAGCTAACTTTACATATGAAATAAATGGTAGCACTGTAAAATTTGAAGATAAGTCATATGTAGCTCCTGGAAAAATTGTTAGCTGGTATTGGAATTTTGGAGATGGTAGTACATCAACGGAACGAAATCCTATTCATACATACAATAAGGAAGGAGCATATTTTGTAACCTTAACTGTTAAAAGTGATACAAACTTAACAGATAGTGTAACAAAGATTGTTATAGTCTCACCTACTCCAAAATATCCTCCAGTTGCTGACTTTACATATATAATAAATGGAACTACAGTAGAGTTTAATGCATCTAAATCGTATGATAAAGATGGACATATTGTCGAATATATCTGGAACTTTGGAGATGGAAATATAACAACTACAACAAGCCCTATTACAATTCACAAATATGAAAAAGAGGGAGTATATGCAGTTACTTTGACAGTTATAGATAATGATGGGCTTTCAGATTCAAGAACTAAATTAATAAATGTAGGAAAATCGTTCATTCATAGTGTCCCAATACCGCCATATATTGAAATATTAGTTATTATTTCAACATTGTTCTGCTTCTTACAAATTATAAGGGGATTAAAATGA
- a CDS encoding class III signal peptide domain-containing protein, archaeosortase D/PIP-CTERM system-associated produces MIFRKTTSNRAQLSLELALLLGVIVVVASMVGFYYLKSVTRGSTTSESISKNITLVAKNKALDIIYKVKRALNGQ; encoded by the coding sequence ATGATATTTAGAAAAACAACATCTAATAGGGCACAATTATCTTTAGAATTGGCGTTATTGTTGGGAGTCATTGTAGTTGTAGCGTCTATGGTTGGATTTTATTATCTAAAATCAGTTACAAGAGGTTCTACAACATCAGAAAGTATTTCAAAAAATATAACATTAGTCGCAAAGAATAAGGCATTGGATATCATATATAAAGTTAAGAGGGCATTGAATGGGCAATAA
- the artD gene encoding archaeosortase D, with the protein MGNKNIIYIIRFLIYFFMFYCILKMLEGSIMDLLTIALSKLLNLNFYKNAIIVGNGIIEISSPCTCSLEMALFLGYIFGTPGVPVKYKISYSVLGLLIITISNILRIILIIHYSNILNYNIVHDVISFIIFPIALLLNWLWIYLLKIKKIIMFK; encoded by the coding sequence ATGGGCAATAAAAACATCATATACATAATTAGATTTTTAATATATTTTTTTATGTTTTATTGTATCTTAAAAATGTTAGAAGGAAGTATAATGGATTTATTAACAATAGCTCTTTCCAAACTTTTAAATTTGAATTTTTACAAAAATGCAATTATTGTAGGGAATGGTATTATAGAAATTAGCTCACCATGCACATGTTCGTTAGAAATGGCTTTATTTTTAGGTTATATATTTGGAACGCCAGGTGTTCCTGTTAAATATAAAATCTCATATTCAGTATTGGGGCTTTTAATTATCACTATTTCGAATATTTTGAGGATAATCTTAATAATACATTATTCAAATATATTGAATTATAACATTGTTCATGATGTCATAAGCTTTATTATCTTTCCAATAGCTTTGCTGCTAAACTGGCTTTGGATATATTTATTAAAAATAAAGAAAATAATCATGTTCAAGTGA
- a CDS encoding DUF2341 domain-containing protein: MFKKIISKRGYIFTYEAIIIAFIFLSIFYIGYMVYSHNMLTALEEKKDTEKFHKALLLKDFYLKKYEFPGNYNSSYIENFTKELNIEEKTFDPINNFSEVNGSFYYIIYPNIYDEMLDNISGEYNNFSLKKITLEYNDSGKIIDYYIYSNVYKNYNIPSSFTNDVVCFKENLYIPKITGVSHGTSLYLYGCNGDHIYFKVDKPVVSASAKIIIKNKNPFINWENWKYASPILIVNSLDTPLQDYDVKVVFDSQTYIKEGEMRNDCGDVRFVDENGNPLSYWIEPNTINTTHTVAWVRVNLGPNEHKIIYMLYGNPNAESAADGENTFPLFFDDFSEGNLNKWNHNFNNPLFINDTYENGINYTYLSLDYNYYNPENPNEYEFYIATKSQYPTNYSVRFRANFHKRYEEWGGFYYGDNNKFNREIISNYHWGGEWLRVESSIWDQDHISYIVLQNPDLYGNWHTYEIQRNGGSSVNFIIDDKIYKTIYSNIYTLGCNVSFYAREYDSTTKYGYYPVPESEQNGNISIDWVFVRPYYEPEPNVTLLSSNVVFSVNGYVYEKPLTSILKPIDITPNLKTGINEIRILSSPLPVEFLIETAEESNFYYVTLAPENVTIMVKP; the protein is encoded by the coding sequence ATGTTTAAAAAAATTATCTCAAAAAGAGGATATATATTCACTTATGAGGCAATAATAATTGCCTTCATCTTCTTGAGTATTTTTTATATAGGGTACATGGTCTATAGCCATAATATGCTCACAGCATTAGAGGAAAAGAAAGATACTGAAAAGTTCCATAAAGCATTATTGCTAAAAGACTTTTATTTAAAAAAATATGAATTTCCTGGAAACTATAACAGTAGTTATATAGAGAACTTTACCAAAGAACTGAATATTGAAGAAAAAACATTTGATCCGATAAACAACTTCAGTGAAGTGAATGGTAGTTTTTACTATATAATATATCCAAATATCTACGATGAAATGTTGGATAATATAAGTGGAGAGTATAACAACTTTTCATTAAAGAAGATAACACTCGAATACAATGATAGTGGTAAGATTATTGATTATTATATATATTCAAATGTATATAAGAATTACAATATTCCGAGTAGTTTTACAAATGATGTAGTATGCTTTAAAGAAAACCTCTACATTCCAAAAATAACTGGTGTTAGTCATGGAACTTCTTTATATCTTTATGGATGTAATGGTGACCATATATACTTTAAAGTTGATAAACCAGTTGTTTCAGCATCTGCAAAAATTATTATAAAGAATAAAAATCCTTTTATAAATTGGGAGAATTGGAAGTATGCATCCCCTATATTAATAGTGAATAGTTTAGATACTCCTTTACAGGATTATGACGTAAAAGTGGTGTTTGATTCTCAAACATATATAAAAGAAGGAGAAATGAGAAACGACTGTGGAGATGTAAGATTTGTCGATGAAAATGGAAATCCTTTAAGTTATTGGATAGAGCCAAACACTATAAATACAACCCATACAGTAGCATGGGTAAGAGTGAATTTAGGTCCAAATGAGCATAAAATAATTTACATGCTTTATGGAAATCCAAATGCAGAATCAGCTGCCGATGGAGAAAATACTTTCCCATTATTTTTCGATGATTTTTCAGAAGGAAACTTGAATAAATGGAATCATAACTTCAACAACCCACTGTTTATAAACGACACTTATGAAAATGGAATAAACTATACATATTTAAGTTTGGATTACAATTATTATAACCCTGAAAATCCTAACGAATATGAGTTTTATATTGCAACGAAGTCTCAGTATCCAACAAACTATTCGGTAAGATTCCGTGCAAATTTCCACAAAAGATATGAAGAGTGGGGAGGGTTCTATTATGGGGATAATAATAAGTTTAATAGAGAAATTATATCAAACTATCACTGGGGAGGAGAATGGCTAAGGGTTGAATCTTCAATATGGGATCAGGATCATATTAGTTATATAGTTCTGCAGAATCCAGATTTGTATGGTAACTGGCACACTTATGAAATTCAAAGAAATGGAGGAAGTTCAGTTAATTTTATAATTGATGATAAAATATATAAAACAATATACTCAAACATATACACATTGGGATGTAATGTATCATTTTATGCGAGAGAGTATGATAGCACTACAAAGTATGGATACTATCCTGTTCCTGAATCTGAACAGAATGGAAATATAAGCATTGATTGGGTGTTTGTTAGACCATATTATGAACCAGAACCAAATGTAACTTTATTATCATCTAATGTAGTATTTTCCGTAAATGGATACGTATATGAAAAACCATTAACTTCAATTCTTAAGCCTATAGATATAACTCCAAACTTAAAAACGGGAATAAATGAGATAAGGATTCTAAGTTCTCCACTACCTGTAGAATTTTTAATAGAGACTGCTGAAGAAAGTAATTTTTACTATGTAACTTTAGCTCCTGAAAATGTCACCATTATGGTGAAACCATGA
- a CDS encoding DUF2341 domain-containing protein, producing MYFSQNAIVLVMLMFVISSVFYATINYKTKAIEDEMNIKKESLYEKNLVNTLNRNIDKIVEDAFVNASYTIMKERKFFDNSYDAIMYITTYIKNGINKSLECVDEKSSNISYNVTSVKIYPTGDPLLIHLYCEVDLQYKKKLNNGELIALKPITIDKDIKLSRIPDPYVYLNKFYYVWHNAVTVTLTGFNDNDYHIFYIELNKSNFHYDHMYNPQSHTELRVVGWNSTSSRWNIVLPYWVQTWRKGSDEISIIWVRASRNELFNGNQLKIFYNSTTPIDRQNPDATFILFDDFDYFNPNVWDSVGEFLINNSNITVIAGAGSSVYTKQTYGTGYELMFRANFTPVHAQVVGFFTPLSDTNGIGWEVYDWGSGAKLYTRVNNTDEGLSEVPNGDKYLNKFYIYDILRDKLDGDITFYILNDTLNPEYTKTYTAVDNRINYPISINALPPSGETSNTNVTVDWILLKDINNIEVLNIGSEESVDYYKEEKPKTFTGTIYYGNPAQYTLVYNGSYSIIGLYTNKTDSWGSVGYKPIIEEN from the coding sequence ATGTACTTCTCACAAAATGCAATAGTTTTAGTTATGCTAATGTTTGTAATATCTTCGGTGTTCTATGCAACTATCAACTACAAAACAAAGGCTATAGAAGATGAGATGAATATAAAAAAAGAAAGTTTATATGAGAAAAATTTAGTTAATACTTTAAATAGGAATATAGATAAAATCGTTGAAGATGCCTTTGTGAATGCAAGCTATACGATAATGAAAGAAAGGAAGTTTTTTGACAATTCCTATGATGCAATTATGTATATAACTACATATATAAAAAATGGAATAAATAAATCATTAGAATGTGTAGATGAAAAATCATCAAACATATCTTACAATGTTACGTCTGTTAAGATTTATCCAACTGGTGATCCTTTACTCATACACCTTTACTGTGAGGTGGATCTACAATATAAAAAGAAACTAAATAATGGGGAGTTAATTGCCTTAAAACCTATAACTATTGACAAAGACATAAAATTATCAAGAATTCCAGACCCTTATGTCTATTTGAACAAGTTTTATTATGTATGGCATAATGCTGTAACTGTAACGTTAACTGGATTTAATGATAACGACTATCATATATTTTATATAGAATTAAATAAATCTAATTTCCACTATGACCACATGTATAATCCTCAATCACATACAGAGTTGAGAGTAGTGGGATGGAATTCAACAAGTAGTAGATGGAATATTGTCTTACCATATTGGGTACAAACGTGGAGAAAAGGTAGTGATGAAATTTCTATAATATGGGTTAGAGCAAGTAGAAACGAACTATTTAATGGAAATCAACTAAAAATTTTTTACAATTCTACAACCCCAATTGATAGGCAAAATCCCGATGCAACGTTTATATTATTTGACGATTTTGATTATTTCAATCCAAATGTATGGGATTCTGTTGGAGAGTTTTTAATAAACAATAGTAACATTACAGTTATAGCTGGGGCTGGGTCAAGTGTATATACAAAACAAACTTATGGAACTGGATATGAGTTAATGTTTAGGGCTAATTTCACTCCAGTTCATGCTCAGGTAGTTGGGTTTTTTACTCCGTTGAGTGATACTAATGGTATTGGATGGGAGGTATATGATTGGGGAAGTGGTGCTAAACTATATACAAGAGTCAATAATACTGACGAAGGGTTAAGTGAGGTTCCAAATGGGGATAAATATCTAAACAAATTTTATATTTATGATATACTTAGAGACAAATTAGATGGGGATATCACTTTTTACATATTAAATGATACACTAAATCCCGAATATACTAAAACGTATACTGCTGTAGATAACAGAATAAATTACCCAATATCTATAAATGCACTTCCTCCATCTGGAGAAACATCAAACACCAATGTTACAGTAGATTGGATACTTTTAAAAGACATAAACAACATAGAAGTTCTAAATATTGGATCTGAAGAAAGTGTAGATTATTATAAAGAAGAAAAACCAAAAACTTTCACTGGAACTATATACTATGGAAACCCCGCCCAATACACATTAGTTTATAATGGTTCTTACTCTATAATCGGTCTATATACAAATAAAACAGATAGTTGGGGTTCAGTAGGTTATAAGCCAATTATAGAAGAAAACTAA
- a CDS encoding methionine synthase: MITTVVGSYPVVKKEETFLDKVKKAFGLYDEYKYAIERAVKDQVKAGIDIISDGQVRGDMVEIFTNNMYGFDGKRVVGRVEFIKPITLKDILYAKSVAKKLNPNVEVKGIITGPCTIASSVRVESYYSDNRDENLIYDIAKALRREIEAIKNHVPIIQIDEPILSTGLYDFEVAKKAIDIIVEGLNITFAMHVCGDVHNIIDELNRFNVDILDHEFASNRKNLNILESIEKKVGFGCINTKVKKVESVEEIKSLIEEGIEILKNNEKLNKNLSENILIDPDCGMRLLPIDVAFNKLKNMVEASKLIKI, from the coding sequence ATGATAACAACTGTTGTTGGTAGTTATCCAGTGGTTAAAAAAGAAGAAACATTCTTAGATAAAGTTAAAAAAGCTTTTGGATTGTATGATGAATATAAATATGCCATTGAGAGGGCTGTTAAAGACCAAGTTAAGGCTGGAATTGATATTATAAGTGATGGGCAAGTTAGAGGAGATATGGTTGAGATTTTCACAAACAACATGTATGGCTTTGATGGAAAGAGAGTTGTTGGTAGGGTAGAATTTATAAAACCAATAACATTAAAGGATATCTTATATGCTAAGAGCGTAGCTAAAAAACTCAACCCTAACGTTGAAGTTAAGGGCATTATAACAGGGCCTTGCACTATAGCAAGTTCTGTTAGAGTTGAGAGCTATTACTCAGATAATAGGGATGAAAATCTAATCTATGATATTGCCAAAGCCCTTAGGAGAGAAATTGAGGCAATAAAAAACCATGTCCCAATAATACAGATTGATGAGCCAATACTATCAACTGGTTTATATGATTTTGAGGTTGCTAAGAAGGCTATAGATATTATAGTTGAGGGTTTAAATATAACCTTTGCCATGCATGTTTGTGGAGATGTACATAATATTATTGATGAGCTTAATAGATTCAACGTAGATATATTAGACCATGAATTTGCCTCAAATAGAAAAAATTTGAATATCTTAGAGAGTATAGAAAAGAAAGTAGGCTTTGGTTGTATAAATACAAAAGTTAAAAAGGTTGAAAGTGTTGAAGAGATAAAGAGCTTAATAGAAGAGGGCATTGAAATACTAAAAAACAACGAAAAATTGAATAAAAATTTATCTGAAAATATTTTAATAGACCCAGATTGTGGTATGAGGTTGTTACCAATAGATGTAGCTTTTAATAAGTTAAAAAATATGGTTGAGGCGTCTAAACTTATAAAAATATAA
- a CDS encoding type II toxin-antitoxin system VapC family toxin — translation MKPKVLDASAIIHGYNPVIEEGEHYTTPEVLEEIESMKIIVEQALSFGKLKIMSPDEESIKKVEEIVKKTGDALSQQDIGILALALNLNAILYTDDYGIQNVAKKLNIEVKGIAFKPTDKDFVWRKVCEGCKKLYPADYDADVCEICGSPLKRKMVKSRLKKKRKRV, via the coding sequence ATGAAACCTAAAGTGTTAGATGCTTCAGCTATCATCCACGGATATAACCCAGTTATAGAGGAGGGAGAGCATTACACAACCCCAGAGGTTTTAGAAGAGATTGAATCCATGAAAATCATTGTTGAACAAGCTTTAAGTTTTGGAAAATTAAAGATAATGAGTCCAGATGAAGAGAGTATAAAAAAGGTTGAAGAGATAGTTAAAAAAACTGGAGATGCATTATCTCAACAAGATATTGGTATCTTAGCCTTAGCTTTAAATTTAAACGCCATACTATATACTGACGATTACGGCATTCAAAATGTTGCCAAAAAATTAAATATCGAAGTTAAAGGTATTGCCTTTAAACCAACAGATAAGGATTTTGTTTGGAGGAAGGTTTGTGAGGGTTGTAAAAAGCTCTATCCAGCAGATTATGATGCTGATGTTTGTGAGATTTGTGGTAGCCCTTTAAAAAGAAAAATGGTTAAATCAAGATTAAAAAAGAAAAGGAAGAGAGTATGA
- a CDS encoding TrmJ/YjtD family RNA methyltransferase, protein MISVILVNPKYSGNVGSIARVMMNFGFEELRIVGDRSIINNEAYMMAVHAREILDNAKFYKTFDEAIEDLDFVIATSGARGGDRNLKRVPITPKELADKILEVKGNVGIVFGREDDGLRNEEIDKCDLLVSIPTSEKYPIMNLSHAVAVILYEIYAKKVGNKFLDINMREASKEDKELLIKKFNEFIDKNEKIPEHKKELCKIIFKRLVNRAFISGKEAWTLMSAFK, encoded by the coding sequence ATGATTTCTGTCATCTTAGTTAACCCAAAATACAGTGGAAATGTTGGTAGTATAGCAAGGGTTATGATGAATTTTGGATTTGAAGAGCTTAGAATAGTTGGAGATAGAAGTATAATAAATAATGAAGCCTATATGATGGCTGTCCATGCAAGAGAGATTTTAGACAATGCCAAATTCTACAAAACCTTTGATGAGGCAATAGAGGATTTAGATTTTGTTATAGCAACCTCTGGAGCAAGAGGAGGAGATAGAAACTTAAAAAGAGTTCCAATAACACCAAAAGAGTTGGCAGATAAAATCTTAGAGGTTAAAGGAAATGTAGGAATTGTTTTTGGTAGAGAGGATGACGGGTTAAGGAATGAGGAGATAGATAAATGTGATTTATTAGTTTCAATACCAACATCTGAAAAGTATCCAATTATGAATTTATCCCATGCAGTTGCAGTTATCTTATATGAGATTTATGCAAAAAAGGTTGGAAATAAGTTTTTAGATATAAATATGAGAGAGGCTTCAAAGGAAGATAAAGAGCTATTAATAAAAAAGTTTAATGAATTTATAGACAAAAATGAGAAAATCCCAGAGCATAAAAAAGAACTCTGCAAAATAATCTTTAAGAGATTGGTTAATAGGGCATTTATAAGTGGAAAGGAGGCATGGACTTTAATGAGTGCATTTAAGTAA
- a CDS encoding MJ1477/TM1410 family putative glycoside hydrolase codes for MEKGYILKIIIICTILIVGFFIMFNSSFLDASKIISKNNIRDTKSPINISKNSNNLKFLWAYQLQNADIDEIANSNFTLIVIDYSKDGTENGKYSKEEIEKLKQSGKIPIAYISIGEAEDYRFYWDNEWLKNPPEWLGEENEEWRGCYAVKYWHPEWKKIIFRYLDKIIQQGFCGVYLDKVDEFEYWAENGYDEDFTAKQMIKFIVEIAGYCRNKTNSYFMIIPQNGERLLKYDKHGKLLNTVSGWAVEDLFYDKTEKKSDEEIKERTKYLDKVKNSKKFVLVVDYVDDGTKTNENLKRVKDFINKSLNYGCIPYVAKSDRELDELNTWWLKLMN; via the coding sequence ATGGAAAAAGGCTATATTTTAAAAATAATAATAATTTGCACTATTTTAATTGTAGGATTTTTTATTATGTTTAATAGTTCTTTTTTAGATGCCTCTAAAATAATATCTAAAAATAATATTAGAGATACGAAGAGTCCTATAAATATCAGCAAAAATTCTAACAATTTAAAATTTTTATGGGCATATCAATTACAAAATGCAGATATTGATGAAATAGCAAACTCAAACTTTACTTTAATTGTTATAGATTATTCAAAAGATGGAACTGAAAATGGGAAATATAGCAAAGAAGAGATAGAAAAACTTAAACAAAGTGGGAAAATACCTATAGCTTATATCAGCATTGGAGAAGCTGAAGATTACAGATTTTATTGGGATAATGAATGGCTAAAAAATCCACCAGAGTGGTTAGGAGAAGAAAATGAGGAATGGAGAGGATGTTATGCTGTAAAATATTGGCATCCGGAGTGGAAGAAAATAATTTTTAGATATTTAGATAAAATTATTCAGCAAGGATTCTGTGGAGTTTATTTAGATAAGGTTGATGAGTTTGAATATTGGGCAGAAAATGGCTATGATGAAGATTTCACAGCAAAACAGATGATTAAATTTATAGTTGAGATAGCCGGTTATTGCAGAAACAAAACAAATAGTTACTTTATGATAATTCCACAAAATGGTGAAAGATTATTGAAGTACGATAAACATGGAAAGTTATTAAATACAGTTTCTGGATGGGCTGTTGAAGATTTGTTTTATGACAAAACAGAGAAAAAATCAGATGAAGAAATTAAAGAAAGAACCAAATATTTAGATAAAGTAAAAAATTCTAAAAAATTTGTTTTAGTTGTTGATTACGTTGATGATGGAACAAAAACAAATGAAAATCTGAAGAGAGTTAAAGATTTTATTAATAAAAGTTTAAATTATGGCTGTATTCCTTATGTTGCTAAATCCGATAGAGAGTTGGATGAGCTAAATACATGGTGGCTAAAATTGATGAATTAA